One genomic window of Amphiura filiformis chromosome 3, Afil_fr2py, whole genome shotgun sequence includes the following:
- the LOC140148136 gene encoding cytochrome P450 4X1-like: MADDKTIMPAWPELLPSYMSVVQFPGWYRIIFTVVTASVFLIFAGLINKLRLRWWYLWALRKFPKHPNHTFLFGDLPEYSKGFAGMIQEYRMKREFLFNFQEEAMQFWLGPFMPGVVLYHPEACRAVLTKSEPKQEEIMRFLREWIGDGLVVSHGKKWQRNRNLVTPAFHNAGLRPYVSIFSKCAFVLVNKWKEMGKDGPVSIETFEHMNLLTLDNLMRSIYSLETNCQTTGVNDTSPYVIAVRRIIDLFFRRFVNPWLYSDFIYNMTENGKEFRKHMRTAQAFSASTVRKRRLQRLEGREGFGNRKRQFKDFLEILLDARDADGNGLSEVEIQNEVDTFTVGGYETTATCSSWALYCLAKYPIFQEKCREEVDEFMDRKGTDDIEWQDLHSLEYVGQFLRESQRVLPTVPFVLRRLTQPHTMDDGRVIPTDTTVYISMSGLHVNPSAWDHPEVFDPDRFSAENISRIPSHAFLPFSAGPRNCIGQHFAVNEVKTTLAILLRYFQILPDEARPISLINIGTLRSETGVHVIIKPREDRTF, from the exons ATGGCAGATGATAAGACCATCATGCCCGCCTGGCCGGAATTATTACCATCGTACATGTCTGTGGTTCAATTCCCGGGATGGTATCGTATAATATTTACCGTAGTAACTGCAAGTGTCTTCCTTATCTTTGCTGGACTTATAAATAAACTTCGGTTGAGATGGTGGTATCTGTGGGCGTTGAGGAAGTTTCCTAAACATCCCAATCATACTTTTCTCTTTGGGGATCTACCTGAG TATTCGAAAGGTTTTGCCGGAATGATACAAGAGTACAGAATGAAACGAGAGTTTCTGTTCAACTTTCAAGAAGAGGCGATGCAATTTTGGCTTGGTCCATTCATGCCAGGGGTAGTGTTATATCACCCAGAGGCTTGTCGGGCAGTGCTCACCAAATCAG AACCCAAACAAGAGGAGATTATGAGATTTCTACGGGAATGGATAGGTGATGGTCTTGTTGTCAGTCATGGTAAGAAATGGCAGAGAAATCGCAATCTTGTTACGCCAGCCTTCCACAACGCGGGATTGCGACCCTATGTTTCTATCTTCAGCAAATGTGCATTTGTTTTAGTG AACAAATGGAAGGAAATGGGCAAAGACGGACCCGTATCAATCGAGACATTTGAACACATGAATTTGCTAACGTTAGACAATTTGATGAGGTCAATATACAGTCTGGAAACCAATTGTCAAACAACGGG AGTTAACGATACTTCTCCGTATGTAATAGCCGTTCGTCGGATCATCGACCTGTTCTTCCGACGTTTCGTCAACCCATGGCTATATTCTGATTTCATTTACAATATGACCGAAAACGGCAAGGAATTCCGCAAACATATGCGTACTGCACAAGCATTCTCTGCGAGCACTGTACGCAAGAGGCGTCTACAAAGACTTGAGGGACGGGAAGGTTTTGGGAACAGAAAGAGACAGTTCAAGGACTTTTTGGAGATCTTGTTAGATGCAAGG GACGCAGACGGTAATGGATTGTCGGAAGTGGAGATTCAGAATGAAGTGGATACATTCACTGTAGGTGGTTACGAGACTACGGCAACATGTTCCTCATGGGCGCTCTATTGCCTGGCTAAATATCCAATATTCCAAGAGAAATGTCGTGAAGAAGTTGACGAATTTATGGACAGAAAAGGAACAGACGATATCGAATg GCAAGACCTTCACTCGCTGGAGTATGTGGGACAGTTTCTGAGAGAGAGCCAACGCGTTTTACCCACAGTTCCTTTCGTTTTACGCCGTTTAACCCAACCACACACAATGGATGACGGACGCGTTATTCCAACAG ATACCACTGTTTACATATCCATGAGCGGACTTCATGTGAACCCATCAGCCTGGGACCATCCAGAGGTGTTTGATCCAGATCGATTTTCCGCAGAAAATATCTCGCGGATACCGTCACATGCTTTCTTACCATTTTCTGCTGGACCACG aaactgCATCGGCCAACATTTCGCTGTGAATGAAGTCAAGACAACATTAGCTATATTACTACGTTATTTCCAAATACTGCCAGATGAAGCTCGACCAATCAGCTTAATCAATATTGGAACATTAAGAAGCGAAACAGGTGTTCACGTGATTATTAAACCGCGAGAAGATAGGACTTTCTaa
- the LOC140147097 gene encoding uncharacterized protein has product MFVGQNVPIVTGCNPQSSQVRVDSFETLAGGQRVVVTWNVPTTQQGAVGRTHDNLNSGSQFPAGLTELIYIFGNQGSEATCTYRVYVLENNAHACTSNPCTQLGDTCFFSSRNYVCQGPAGRKRRDIEEELDCGPYCKPLGGICASRNHFGEAFEEPECFYPGYQPQDPCDAQPCMNNGTCASIYDLESTTRYFCFCPPGLEGKHCELKSYVPYDNGAVDYIQEDGSMMLGYWFIYILLGVICLVVLFQSIVVCKLVAKQMRGVPSGYKHMDDKVMY; this is encoded by the exons ATGT TTGTTGGACAAAATGTACCAATTGTGACAGGATGCAACCCTCAAAGTTCTCAGGTGCGTGTGGATAGCTTTGAAACACTTGCTGGTGGACAAAGAGTGGTGGTTACTTGGAATGTTCCAACGACCCAACAGGGAGCAGTAGGCAGGACACATGATAATCTAAATAGTGGTTCTCAGTTCCCAGCCGGTCTCACTGAACTCATTTACATCTTTGGAAATCAAGGAAGTGAAGCCACGTGCACTTACCGTGTATATGTGTTAG AGAACAATGCTCACGCTTGCACAAGCAATCCGTGTACTCAACTAGGAGACACATGTTTCTTTAGTTCGCGGAATTATGTGTGCCAAGGACCAG CTGGACGAAAGAGGCGTGATATTGAAG AAGAACTAGATTGTGGACCGTATTGTAAACCGTTAGGAGGAATCTGTGCCTCGCGCAACCACTTTGGAGAAGCATTTGAGGAACCTGAGTGCTTCTACCCAGGATATCAACCCCAAG ATCCATGCGATGCACAGCCTTGCATGAACAATGGCACCTGTGCATCCATCTATGATCTGGAATCAACGACCAGATATTTCTGCTTCTGCCCACCAGGATTGGAAGGGAAACACTGTG aACTCAAGAGTTACGTTCCATATGACAATGGTGCTGTAGATTACATTCAAGAAGATGGATCTATGATGTTAGGATATTGGTTCATCTATATCTTATTAGGCGTCATTTGTCTTGTTGTTCTCTTTCAATCTATAGTAGTTTGTAAGCTTGTAGCTAAACAGATGAGAGGAGTCCCAAGTGGTTATAAGCATATGGATGATAAAGTAATGTATTAA